Genomic segment of uncultured Tolumonas sp.:
GTGCAACACTGCTGTTCTCCATCACACTGGCGGGTTATGCCCAACGCCGTCGGATGCTGAACAAAAAGGCGGTACAACGCCCAGCAGCAGCGCAACCAGCGACTAACGCAACACACTAAAATTACCTCCCACACCACGTAAGGATCAGAACAATGAAATGCAATAAAATCGTCTCTGCTTTTCTGGCCGCTGGCCTGTTTATGACCAGCCAATGGGCGTCAGCACAAGACCTGCTGACCGATGCAAAACAAGTTATTGAACGTGCTACCGCGCCTGTCACCAAGTGGGATGGCCCAACCACCGGCCCAACATTACAAACCGGCAAAAAAATCATCTTTATCGCCTCTGATATGAAAAATGGCGGTGTGTTAGGGGTTAAACAAGGTTTGGAAGGGGCGGCAAAAGTCGCAGGCTGGAAACTGGACGTGCTGGATGGCGCCGGCTCCGTGAAAGACCAACTGGCGGCGCTGAATCAAGCGATTGCGCAGAAACCGGACGGTATCGTGATCGGTGGTTGGAACCCGAACGTGGCGAAAATTTTGCTGAAGAAAGCCGCCAAAGAGGGCATCGTGCTGACCGCATGGCACGCGACACCAATTCCTGGCCAGATGAAAGACTACAACATCTTCTATAACGTGACTTCTGACTCGATGGAAGTCGCTAAAACTGCCGCCATGTATGCGGTGGCGAAATCAGAAGGTAAAGCGAAGGTCTTGATTTTCACTGACTCGCTGTACCAAATCGCGTTGGACAAAGCCAACATGATGAAAGACGTGATCGCTAAATGTACCGGTTGTAAGGTGGTTGAATTTATCGACACTCCACTGGCCGACACCTCAAACCGTATGCCGGGCATGACCTTCAGCCTGTTGCAGAAATATGGCGATGACTTCCAATATTCCTTGGCCATCAACGACCTGTATTTCGACTTCATGGCACCGGCACTGCAAACCGCGGGCAAAGGCGGCGCTGCGGCACCATTTAACATCTCTGCCGGTGATGGTTCTGTGACTGCGTATCAACGTGTACGTTCACAAAAGAGTCAGGTTGCCACCGTGCCGGAACCTTTGAAACTGCACGGCTGGCAATTGCTGGATGAATTTAACCGCGCGTTCGCTCATCAACCGCCATCAGGTTATGTCACCCCAGCGCATTTAGTCACCAAAGATAACATCGATGCCGATGGTGGTAAGAACAACGAATTCGACCCAGGCAATGATTATCAAAGCCACTACAAAGCCATTTGGGGCGTGAAATAGTCTGTTTTCGGTTGACGATGAATTAAGGAGTTCGAAACGATATGTGCAACATTGATACTCAAATTTTCCTGGCCGGACAAACACTTGAAAAACTGTGTTCCCCCGCGATATGGGCAGAAGGTCCAGCGTGGATCGAGCATCAGGCATGTGTCATTTTCAGTGACGTGAAAGGTAATCGGATGTTCCGCTGGAGCGAGTCACAGGGTGTCTCTGTGTTTCGCGCCGAATCCGATTACGCCAATGGCAACGCGGTGGATGCGCAAGGTCGATTAGTGACTTGCGAACATGGCCGTCGCGGCATTAGCCGGACAGAACTGGATGGGAAACGCCACCTGTTAGTCGATCGCATTGAAGGCAAACGCTTCAATTCGCCTAACGACGTGGTGGTACGCACAGACGGAACCATCTGGTTCACCGATCCACCTTACGGCATCGTCAGCAACGAAGAAGGCTACAAGTCCGAAAGTCAGGTGATAGGTTGTTATGTTTACTGTTTCGACCCGAAAAGTGGGCAGACCACCATTGTGATCAGCGATACCCAGCGTCCGAACGGCTTGGCTTTTTCGCCGGATGAAAACTGGTTATACGTCGCCGACATGTCGGTGGTTGATTTCCCGCAACAGGGTCGTCGCGAGTTACGCGCCTATCGTATTGACGGGGTAACGGCTGTTTTTTCACACAGTTTGACCGAAGTCGCACCGGGTATTCCTGATGGTTTTTGCGTCGATAAACACGGCAACGTGTTTTGCAGCTGCGAAGACGGAGTGCTGATTTTTTCCGCCGAAGGTCAGCTGTTAGGAAAAATAGCCGTTCCTGAACGGGTGTCGAATTGTACGTTTGGTGGTGCGTCTGCCGATGAACTGTACATCACCGCCACCACATCGCTTTACCGGATCAAACTGGCTACGCAAGGTATCCAGCGCTAGTTCAGCTCTACCGCAACGCAGGTTGCGGCTGAAATAACACAACCAGTAACCACATCGGGATCTTGTCCCGGTGGTGAGAAATTGCGCCCTCAGGAAAGTTGATAAAACGCAATTTCATCATGTGGAATCATGCAGTTTGCATCTGCTGAAACAGGAGTCATGTAATGAAAGTAAGCTTTGCAGAATTAAAAGCAGAATTTGAACGCATTCTGTTGGCCAGAGATGTTTCGCCGAGTGTGGCAGAAGCGTGTGCGGATTTGTTTGCCAGCACCACCGAAACCGGCGTGTATTCCCACGGCGTTAATCGTTTCCCACGCTTTATCCAACAGTTGGAACAAGGCGATGTGATCCCGAATGCAGAGCCAAAACGTCTGCTGGCGTTAGGCGCGATGGAACAGTGGGATGCACAGAAATCCATCGGCAACCTGACCGCGAAAAAGATGATGGATCGTGCCATGGAACTGGCCGACGAATTTGGCATCGGTTTGGTGGCATTGCGTAATGCCAACCATTGGATGCGTGGCGGTGGTTACGGTAACCAAGCGGCTGAAAAAGGCTATGTCGGGATTTGCTGGTCGAATTCGATTGCGGTGATGCCGCCTTGGGGCGCGAAAGATTGCCGCATCGGCACTAACCCGCTGATCATCGCTATTCCGGGTGACCCAGTCACCATGATCGACATGTCGATGTCGATGTTCTCTTACGGCATGTTGGAAGTGAACCGTCTGGCCGGTCGTCAGCTGCCAGTGGATGGTGGTTTCGATGATGACGGCAACTTGACCAAAGACCCGGCACCGATTGAGAAAAACCGCCGCATTCTGCCGATGGGTTACTGGAAAGGCTCTGGTCTGTCGATCGTGCTCGACATGATCGCCACCCTGCTATCTGGCGGTTTGTCGGTGGCAGAAGTAACCGAAACACAAACCGATGAAACCTGTGTTTCGCAGATCTTCATCGCGATTGATGTGAACAAGATGGTCGACGGCCAGACCCGCGATGAAAAACTGAAAACCATCATTGATTACGTGCGTGGCGGTATTCCGCAAGATCCAAACAACCCGATCCGTCTGCCGGGTCACGAATTTAAACAGTACAAAATCGACAACCAACGCGATGGCATCCCTGTGGATGACAGCGTCTGGGCACGCATCAAGGCCTTATAGCCGCTAGCGCCCAGTCAAGCGCTGGGCGCTCTGTTACGGAGCAAAAAACATGTTTGCAGGGCACATTCAACATACATCCGATGCATTTTATTCCGCCACCCTGAAACGGGTGCTGGCTTATCTGCGCGAAACCGATTTTCTGGCGTTAGCCGCGGGGAAATACCCGTTAGGCGACGACATTATCGCCAATGTGATGGACATCGACACCCAGCCCGATGCGCTGGTCGCCGCTGAAATTCACCATCGTAATATCGACGTGCACTTCTTGTGTCGCGGCCATGAATCACAAGCCTTTGTAGCGGATAACGGCACCAACACCGTCACCAAAGATCGACTGGCGGATAACGACATTCTGTTTTACGCCCCTTGCGCTAACGAGTCGTTTATCACGCTGTTACCCGGCCAATACACCGTCTACTTCCCGAACGACATTCACCGCCCTGGCATTCAATCGGCACAGTCGGAAACGATCCGCAAAGTGGTCGTCAAAATTCCGGTCGACGTCTTCAATCAATAACGCAAACACGGAGTCATCATGGATCACTGGTTAGGTATCGATTGTGGCGGCACAGTGCTGAAAGCGGGCATTTATGATGCCAGCGGACGCGAAGTTGGTGTCTGTCGCCGGAGTTTAACCGTGCTGAACAGCCAACCCGGTTGGGCGGAACGCGATATGGCGGCCCTCTGGTCGGCTTGCGGCGATGTCATCCATGATGTCTTGCTTAAAACCGCTCTACCGGCGGCCTCTATTGCCGGTATTGCCATTTCCGCCCAAGGCAAAGGGCTGTTTTTGCTAGATAAAAAACAGCAACCGCTGGGCATGGGCATTCTCTCATCCGATCAACGCGCCTTGCAGCAAGTCCGCCAATGGCAGCGAGAGGAGTTACCTGCCCGATTGTATCCTCTCACCCGCCAAACGCTCTGGACCGGCCACCCTGCCACCTTGCTGCGCTGGGTGAAAGATCAGCAACCGGAACGCTACGCGCAGATCGGCGCGGTGCTGATGGTGCACGACTACCTGCGCTTTTGTCTGACCGGCGAATTGGCCTGCGAAGAGACCAATATCTCGGAATCAAACCTCTATCACATGGAACAGGGCGACTACAGCGATGATCTGCTCGCCATGCAGGGCATCGGCGATATCCGTACCGCGCTGCCGCCGGTGATTGGTTCGGCACAACTGGCGGGGCGAATTACCGCACAAGCGGCGGAGAAAACCGGTCTGCTGGCCGGCACGCCGGTGTATGGCGGGTTGTTTGATGTGGTTTCTACCGCCCTGTGTGCCGGCTTAAATGACGAAGAGACATTGAATGCTGTGATGGGCACGTGGTCGGTGACCAGCGGTGTCACCGATCACATCGATTACCGCCAAAACGATGCGTTTGTGTATGGCCGCTACGCCGAAGCAGGCAAATATATCGTGCATGCTGCCAGCCCAACCTCAGCCGGTAATCTGGAGTGGTTTATCAAACAGTGGGGCATCACCGACTATCAGTCGATCAACGACGATGTCGCCAGTCTCGCCAAAGCAAGTAGCGATCTCTATTTCATTCCCTTTTTATATGGCTCGAATGCCGGCTCCGGCATGAGTGCTGGCTTCTATGGCCTGCAAGCGCTGCATGAGAAAAAACATTTACTGCAGGCGATTTATGAAGGGGTGGTGTTTAGCCACATGACGCACCTGAACTTTCTGAAAAAACGCTTTCCACATGCCAAAACCTTACGCCTGACGGGTGGCCCAGCCCGTTCCAACGTCTGGATGCAGATGTTTGCCGATGTCAGTGGCTTTGCCATTGAGCTGCCCAAAATCGAAGAGACCGGCTGCTTGGGCGCGGCGTTTGCCGCCATGGTTGGTGGTGGCGCGCACGTTGATTTCGCTGCGGCCCTGAAAACCTTCAACCCCGAACAAACCGTGATCAAGCCTGACGCCAACGCCTATCGGGCTTATCAGAAAAAATTAGCTAACTACCAGCAGCTGGTGAACAAGCTGGCGGAATTCCAAACCCTTTCTGAAATTACTTTATTGTAGGAACGAGCATCATGGCAAAGCCTCAACTACAGCTGGCGCTGGATCACACCAATCTGGCCTCAGCGCTGCAAACCGTCGCAATACTGCATCCTTATATCGACATTATTGAGTCAGGCACCATCCTTTGTGTGTCAGAAGGCATGCAAGCGGTGCGTGAATTGCGCGCGTTATACCCTGATCACACGCTGGTTGCCGACCTGAAAGTCGCCGATGCTGGTGAAACACTGGCCACCGAAGCATTCAATGCCGGTGCGGATTGGATGACGGTGATCTGTGCTGCTCCGCTCGCCACCATGGCAAAAGCGCATGAAGTAGCACAAGCCCGTGGCGGCGAAATTCAGATCGAACTGTTTGGTAACTGGACACTCGACGACGCCCGCGCCTGGCATCAACTCGGCATCAAACAAGCCATCTACCACCGTGGCCGTGACGCACAAGCCAGCGGCCAAAGCTGGGGTAAAGCCGATCTCGACTTGATGAAACAACTCTCGGATATCGGCCTCGAACTCTCAATCACCGGCGGCATTGTGCCGGAAGACCTGCCACTGTTCCGCGATATTAGCGTGCGCGCCTTTATTGTTGGTCGTGCCTTGGCACAGGCTGCTGACCCTGCCGCTGCTGCGAACGCCTTCCATTCCGCCATCGACGCATTATGGGGAGACAAGCATGCGTAAACATCCACTCGGTATTTATGAAAAAGCGCTGGCCAAAAACCTGAGCTGGCCGGAACGTTTTGCCATCGCCAAAGCCTGCGGCTTCGATTTTGTGGAAATGTCGGTCGATGAAACTGACGAACGCTTGTCGCGGCTGAAATGGAGCAAAGAGCAGCGACTGGCATTAGTCAGCGCCATGCTGGAAAGCGGCATTGCTATCCCATCCATGTGTTTGTCGGCACACCGTCGTTTCCCGTTTGGCAGTCGCGAGGAAACCATACAATTACGCGCCAAAGAGATCATGGACGACGCCATCGCACTGGCGCGTGATCTTGGCATTCGCACCATCCAACTGGCTGGCTACGATGTTTATTACGAGGCGCAAGATGCCGACACGCACCAGCGTTTTATCGACGGTATGAAATGGGCGGTGGAACGTGCCGCCGCCGCGCAAGTGATGTTGGCGGTCGAGATCATGGACACCGATTACATGAACTCCATCACCAAGTGGAAAGCGCTCGAAGCACAGATCTCGTCGCCATGGTTCAGCGTGTATCCCGATGTCGGCAACCTCAGCGCATGGGGTAATGACGTGCCAGCCGAACTGGCGCTGGGCATCGATCGCATTGCCGCCATTCATCTGAAAGACACCTATGCCGTGACCGACTCCAAACCTGGTCAGTTCCGCGATGTGCCGTTTGGCGAAGGCTGCGTTGATTTCGTCAACGTGTTTAAAACACTCGACAAGCTCAACTATCGCGGCGCCTTCCTCATTGAAATGTGGACCGAAAAATCAGCCGAACCAGTCAGCGAAATCATTCATGCACGCCAGTGGATGGAAGCCAAAATGAAAGAGGGGGGGTTCCAATGTTAGACGATCTGAAACAGCAGGTACTGAAGGCCAATCTGGCGCTGCCACGTTATGGGTTAGTAACTTTTACCTGGGGTAACGTCAGTGCCGTCGACCGTGCATCGGGGCTGGTGGTGATCAAACCCTCCGGCGTTGAGTATGACGACATGACTGCCGACGACATGGTAGTGGTCGATCTGCAAACTGGCGCCGTGGTGGAAGGTAAAAAGAAACCCTCGTCTGACACACAAACCCATCTGGCGTTATATCGCGCCTTTCCGACCATTGGCGGCATCGTGCACACCCACTCCCGTCATGCCACCATCTGGTCGCAGGCGGGGCAAGACCTGCCATCGTGGGGCACCACCCATGCGGACTATTTCTATGGCAACATCCCCTGTACACGCCTGATGACCGCAGCGGAGATCGCGCAAGATTACGAGCTGGAGACCGGCCATGTGATCATTGAAACCTTCCAACAGCGCGACATTGAGCCTGCCGAAGTGCCTGCCGTATTAGTGCATTCACACGGCCCATTCGCTTGGGGGCCCGATGCCGAAACCGCAGTTCACAATGCTGTAGTGCTCGAGGAGATCGCATATATGGGTATTTTCTCACGCCAACTCACGCCGCAACTGCCGAACATGCAGCAAGAGTTGCTGGATAAGCACTACCTGCGTAAGCACGGCAAAAATGCCTATTACGGACAATAACTTGGCTTTGGAAAAGGAAATACATCCATGACATTACTGGAACAATTAA
This window contains:
- a CDS encoding substrate-binding domain-containing protein — protein: MKCNKIVSAFLAAGLFMTSQWASAQDLLTDAKQVIERATAPVTKWDGPTTGPTLQTGKKIIFIASDMKNGGVLGVKQGLEGAAKVAGWKLDVLDGAGSVKDQLAALNQAIAQKPDGIVIGGWNPNVAKILLKKAAKEGIVLTAWHATPIPGQMKDYNIFYNVTSDSMEVAKTAAMYAVAKSEGKAKVLIFTDSLYQIALDKANMMKDVIAKCTGCKVVEFIDTPLADTSNRMPGMTFSLLQKYGDDFQYSLAINDLYFDFMAPALQTAGKGGAAAPFNISAGDGSVTAYQRVRSQKSQVATVPEPLKLHGWQLLDEFNRAFAHQPPSGYVTPAHLVTKDNIDADGGKNNEFDPGNDYQSHYKAIWGVK
- a CDS encoding L-ribulose-5-phosphate 3-epimerase, translated to MRKHPLGIYEKALAKNLSWPERFAIAKACGFDFVEMSVDETDERLSRLKWSKEQRLALVSAMLESGIAIPSMCLSAHRRFPFGSREETIQLRAKEIMDDAIALARDLGIRTIQLAGYDVYYEAQDADTHQRFIDGMKWAVERAAAAQVMLAVEIMDTDYMNSITKWKALEAQISSPWFSVYPDVGNLSAWGNDVPAELALGIDRIAAIHLKDTYAVTDSKPGQFRDVPFGEGCVDFVNVFKTLDKLNYRGAFLIEMWTEKSAEPVSEIIHARQWMEAKMKEGGFQC
- the yiaK gene encoding 3-dehydro-L-gulonate 2-dehydrogenase yields the protein MKVSFAELKAEFERILLARDVSPSVAEACADLFASTTETGVYSHGVNRFPRFIQQLEQGDVIPNAEPKRLLALGAMEQWDAQKSIGNLTAKKMMDRAMELADEFGIGLVALRNANHWMRGGGYGNQAAEKGYVGICWSNSIAVMPPWGAKDCRIGTNPLIIAIPGDPVTMIDMSMSMFSYGMLEVNRLAGRQLPVDGGFDDDGNLTKDPAPIEKNRRILPMGYWKGSGLSIVLDMIATLLSGGLSVAEVTETQTDETCVSQIFIAIDVNKMVDGQTRDEKLKTIIDYVRGGIPQDPNNPIRLPGHEFKQYKIDNQRDGIPVDDSVWARIKAL
- a CDS encoding FGGY-family carbohydrate kinase; translated protein: MDHWLGIDCGGTVLKAGIYDASGREVGVCRRSLTVLNSQPGWAERDMAALWSACGDVIHDVLLKTALPAASIAGIAISAQGKGLFLLDKKQQPLGMGILSSDQRALQQVRQWQREELPARLYPLTRQTLWTGHPATLLRWVKDQQPERYAQIGAVLMVHDYLRFCLTGELACEETNISESNLYHMEQGDYSDDLLAMQGIGDIRTALPPVIGSAQLAGRITAQAAEKTGLLAGTPVYGGLFDVVSTALCAGLNDEETLNAVMGTWSVTSGVTDHIDYRQNDAFVYGRYAEAGKYIVHAASPTSAGNLEWFIKQWGITDYQSINDDVASLAKASSDLYFIPFLYGSNAGSGMSAGFYGLQALHEKKHLLQAIYEGVVFSHMTHLNFLKKRFPHAKTLRLTGGPARSNVWMQMFADVSGFAIELPKIEETGCLGAAFAAMVGGGAHVDFAAALKTFNPEQTVIKPDANAYRAYQKKLANYQQLVNKLAEFQTLSEITLL
- the ulaD gene encoding 3-keto-L-gulonate-6-phosphate decarboxylase UlaD, whose protein sequence is MAKPQLQLALDHTNLASALQTVAILHPYIDIIESGTILCVSEGMQAVRELRALYPDHTLVADLKVADAGETLATEAFNAGADWMTVICAAPLATMAKAHEVAQARGGEIQIELFGNWTLDDARAWHQLGIKQAIYHRGRDAQASGQSWGKADLDLMKQLSDIGLELSITGGIVPEDLPLFRDISVRAFIVGRALAQAADPAAAANAFHSAIDALWGDKHA
- the araD gene encoding L-ribulose-5-phosphate 4-epimerase, whose product is MLDDLKQQVLKANLALPRYGLVTFTWGNVSAVDRASGLVVIKPSGVEYDDMTADDMVVVDLQTGAVVEGKKKPSSDTQTHLALYRAFPTIGGIVHTHSRHATIWSQAGQDLPSWGTTHADYFYGNIPCTRLMTAAEIAQDYELETGHVIIETFQQRDIEPAEVPAVLVHSHGPFAWGPDAETAVHNAVVLEEIAYMGIFSRQLTPQLPNMQQELLDKHYLRKHGKNAYYGQ
- a CDS encoding YhcH/YjgK/YiaL family protein translates to MFAGHIQHTSDAFYSATLKRVLAYLRETDFLALAAGKYPLGDDIIANVMDIDTQPDALVAAEIHHRNIDVHFLCRGHESQAFVADNGTNTVTKDRLADNDILFYAPCANESFITLLPGQYTVYFPNDIHRPGIQSAQSETIRKVVVKIPVDVFNQ
- a CDS encoding SMP-30/gluconolactonase/LRE family protein; protein product: MCNIDTQIFLAGQTLEKLCSPAIWAEGPAWIEHQACVIFSDVKGNRMFRWSESQGVSVFRAESDYANGNAVDAQGRLVTCEHGRRGISRTELDGKRHLLVDRIEGKRFNSPNDVVVRTDGTIWFTDPPYGIVSNEEGYKSESQVIGCYVYCFDPKSGQTTIVISDTQRPNGLAFSPDENWLYVADMSVVDFPQQGRRELRAYRIDGVTAVFSHSLTEVAPGIPDGFCVDKHGNVFCSCEDGVLIFSAEGQLLGKIAVPERVSNCTFGGASADELYITATTSLYRIKLATQGIQR